The genomic region ACCAGGAGAGGAGGATGAAAATGGCCGCTGACCGGCGGACGGTGGACGAACGCGGCGACGGATCTCAACGCGAACAGGGTACTCAAACGCCGGCTGAGGGAGCGGACTCTTCTCTGAAGCTCGCGACGCCTCCCGATGACGGACCGACGGGGGGCCTTTTCGACCGGCACGGTCCCTTGCCCTGGTGATCGGAGGATATGGTTCAAGCGAAGAGGAAATTGGTGCGCCGCGAAGGAATCGAACCTTCAACCTACTGATTAAGAGTCAGTTGCTCTGCCAATTGAGCTAGCGGCGCACACATCCGGGTGGGAAATCGGTTGAAAGCTAGGTGGATTCGGGCTCCAAGTCAAGGTTTGACCGCTCGCGGCAGGCCCCACCAAGGCACAACCCGCCTCCGGCTGGGAACCGGCAGGCCCTCCAAGTGGTGTCAGTGGTACGCCAAGCGCCCGAATGCTAGCATCCGAGGATTGATCCGATCCGCCCCCATACTGCTCCCGGAGACCCATTGATTCAGCGCCCTCGGCGCCGCGCCCGACATCTCCTCCGCCTGGTCGCCGGCGTTGCCCTCGGTCTCGGAGTATGGACCTGCGCGGGAGCAGGCGAGAAGCCCCGGCCCAAGGTCCTCCTGATTGGGGTCGACGCAGGGGAGTGGGACGTGCTCGGTCCCCTGCTCGACCAGAAGAGGGTGCCCGCCTTCGCGAAACTCCGCGATACCGGGGCGTCCGGTAAGCTTCGCTCCCTCGAGCCACTCACCAAGAGCCCGGTCATCTGGGCCAGCATCGCCACCGGCAAGGTCCCCAAGAAGCACGGTGTCTCGGATTTCTTCGTCAAGCAGGGTGAGAGAGAACGCTCGGCGGCCCGGGCGCGCGGCGACAGCGCGGCGGCCGAATCAGATCCGATGGTGACCTCCAACCTCTGGCGAGCCCGGCCGATCTGGGACATTTTGGGCTCCCTTGGGAAAAAGGTCGGCGTCGTCGGATGGTGGACCACCTGGCCCGCTCAGCCGGTGAACGGCTCTCTGATCACCGACTACGTGCAATACGACCTCGCCGATTGGGGAGCCCGCGACACGCGGCGGACCTACCCCGCCTCGCTGGACTCCCTGGTGGCCGCGCTTCGGCGCACCCCCGAGAGCGTATCGTGGGCCGAGCTGTTTCAGTTCGTGCCCGCGATCGACACCACGAAGGTCACGGAGCGCCAGAAATCCCTCGTCCAACAGCTGCGGTGGATTTACGCGGCCGACATGACGTTCTATCGGGTCGCCATGCACCTCTATCGCGCGTCGCACCCCGAATTCTTCACGGTCTACTTCCGCGGTGTCGACGAGGTGTCGCACGTTTATTGGGACATCGACCTGCCGAACAACTCGCAGTTCGTCTCCTCGGACGCGGAGTACGATTGGCTGAAGCGGATCGTCCCGAATTACTACGTGTTCACCGACCGGCTGATCGGAGACTTCCTCCGCGAGGCGGGGCCGAAGACGAACGTGATCGTCTGCTCCGACCACGGATTCCAGGGAGGGGGCAAGGGCGTCGGCGCCCACAAGGTCGACGGGATCGTCCTCATGATGGGACCGGACGTGATGCGGGACGCGAACATCTCGGGCGCGACGGTACTCGACATCACACCCACCGTCCTCGCGCTCTACGGGCTCCCCACCGCACTCGACATGGATGGGCGCCCCATCGAGGACGCGCTGATGCCGGGCGTGATGAAGCGCCTGGGGCACGAGAAGCACCTCGCAACCTACGAGACCGCGCGCCCGAAGGGAGGAAGCGAAGAGCCTCTCCGCTCCCCCGTTGACGAGGAGTTGCGCGAGAGGCTCCGCTCACTCGGCTACATTCAATGACTTCCGCTTAGGCCGGGGCACAATCCCCGTTCTACAAGGCCAGGCTCCCTAGAACGGCAGATCGTCGTCCGAGCCGCCGCCGCCCGCGGGCGCCATCGACTCGTCGGGCGCACCGCCTCGTGAAGGCGAGTCGGCCGCGGGATCTCCGTTTCGATCCGCACCGGCACGACCCAGCATCTGCATCGATTCGCAGATGATCTCGGTCTTGTACCGAGTCTGCCCTTCCTTGTCCTGCCAGGAACGGGTCTCGAGCCGGCCCTCCACGTAGACCTGCTTTCCCTTGTTGAGGTACTTCTCGCAGACATCCGCGAGCTTCCCCCAGGCGACGATCGAGTGCCACTCGGTCTTCTCCTGGCGCTGGCCGTCCTGGCCGGTCCAGCCGCGGGAAGTCGCCATGCGGAAATTGGCCACGCGCTGCCCGCTCGGCGTGGTCCGGATCTCCGGGTCCGAGCCCAAGTTGCCCACCAAAATGACTTTGTTCACTCCTGCCACGATGCACCCCCGGTGCGTATAGGTTGATGTCGGGGAACCACTAGACGATAGGCGTCGGGTCGCGGCTCGTCAAGGCGAATGGCCCTGATTGACTGCCCGGCGCGTGGGAGGCTACAGTGTGTGGCTGGCGCCGGCGGCGGCACCGGGGCGTAGCGCAGCCCGGTAGCGCACCTGCCTTGGGCGCAGGGGGTCGGAGGTTCGAATCCTCTCGCCCCGATTTCGTGCCGGCGCCCCCCGACTACCTGGAGCGCCTGTAGCTCAGTTGGATAGAGCAGCGGATTTCTAATCCGCCGGTCGGGGGTTCGACTCCCTCCAGGCGCGAAGCCCGTTCCGACACACGGTGGATGTAGCTCAATGGTAGAGCACTGGACTGTGGCTCCAGGTGTTGCGGGTTCGATCCCCGTCATCCACCCCATTCTTGGCATCCGCACCCGACGGGAGGAACGACCATGAGACAGTCCGGGTTAGCCATTTTCGCCGTTCTCGTTGCCAGCCTTGCCCTCTTGAACGCCCCTCCCGCGCTGGCGAAGGGCCACGAGCCCCTCGGCGATGCCGGACCCCTGTTCG from Candidatus Eisenbacteria bacterium harbors:
- a CDS encoding single-stranded DNA-binding protein, producing the protein MVAGVNKVILVGNLGSDPEIRTTPSGQRVANFRMATSRGWTGQDGQRQEKTEWHSIVAWGKLADVCEKYLNKGKQVYVEGRLETRSWQDKEGQTRYKTEIICESMQMLGRAGADRNGDPAADSPSRGGAPDESMAPAGGGGSDDDLPF